ACTTTGATTATATTTCTTGCTGTTCCTCATATGTATTTTATATTCTAATGCAAAATGTGTAACATACTACTGAGGTAAAAAGACACAAACATGGAAAAACCATAGAGTATCAAATTTAATTTTTGCTTCCCATTATTTCAGAAACTATATCTTCAATCACAACGTCTTTAAACAATTCCTTTCGTGTTTTTGTATAATCTCCCTCTCCTTTTTCATAAAGGAGCATAAACCTTGTAGCACCTGCATGACCAAGTTCTTTTACCAAAGCCTTCCAGCCCATGGTTTTTATTTCGGCAAACGTAGTTCCCATGTTATTTCACCTCCATTCCAATGAATTCTGTTAGGTTTACAATTTTAATTTTTATAACGTCTTTATGCCTTTTGTAACGATTGACGATATCATCATCGCAGGTAATAAAATAATCTGCCTGAAACCTTTCTGCAAGTGATATGTGCAATGCGTCAATATCTGAGAATCCCAAACCTTTTAAAACCTTTACTCTATCGTAATCAGCATTACTGATCTCAACAAATTCTTTCGCAAGCTCAAAATAAGTTGTAATACGTACGCTTCTTAAACTATCCGGGTTTTTATTATTTTCATACCTTAAAGCATCAGAGTTGACAAGGGCATAAATATCAGTTTCAATCTTCTCTAAAATATAGGTAAAGATGCTTGTCTCTAATGCAATCCTATCATGTCCCTGATCATCAAATGGCCTGTTGTATACACACAAATCGAGATATAACTTCATATTCTTGTGCATCAGCATTATAAAAATAAATAGCTGGCGAAACCGCAGAATATGCTATCCAGAATGATAATATTTGTCAACGATTATATAAGACTAAATAAAACAACCAGTTAGAGTTATATTAAAATGATTTCACAAAAGTACAACCATAATAATTAAAAACACTGTGATTATACCGATATTACAAGCATACACAGCATGCTTTGATCTTCTAAAGAACAGAAGCTACGTTATGAAAACAATCAATGAGTGAACAAAATAAATCGGAATTTAAATATTTGCAAAAAACCAATAATAGCTGGAAAGAAAAGATATATCCTGCCTTTGACAATCTCATAAGGGTCTTTTCGGACTTTATTAATCGTTCAAGTATGTGCAGAGACAAAACAAATATACGTTACTTGTGCCTGGATATGGTATTCAGGTATTAGAACCCGGTCACAATTTGGTCACAGTCAGTAGAAACAAGGAAGAAGTGAAAAGTTATAAGTCCTTGTAAAATATTGGCGGAGCTGACGGGATTCGAACCCGTGACCTTTTAAATGCCATTCAAAACGTTCCTGTCCGTGGTGCTACCCCTTGTCCTCCCTTGTTACCCCTTGTCTGGTATACAAAAACTATACAATTTTGATTATTGATTATCAGAGGAAAAATTGAGTTCGCTGTATAATATAAGACTATAATGTGAAGTATATTGATTGACATGACGAGAAAGGTTGTTTATTTTAAGCGTTATAGACAAAATATATCTTAAAGAGAAATTCATTATAAAAGCAGCATATAATAAGCAATGATAAAGAAACTGAAATTATATTTTGATACGTCTGTATTTAACTTTGCTTTTGCTGATGACACACCGGAGAGAAAGGACTTAACAATAAAACTTCTGGAAGAGGTGAAAGTCAATAAATATGATGTATACATTTCAACCGTAGTTTTAAGAGAGATCCACGAAGCACCACGGGAAAAGGCAAAGAAATTGATGAATCTGATAAATGAAGTGCAACCTTTTGAACTGTTATTTGATCGTGACAGTTACGAACTTGCTTATGAATATATAAAGAGGGGAATAATCCCAAGCAAGTATGAAGACGATGCTTTTCATATAGCAGTGGCATCTGTTAATGATCTTGATGCAATAATAAGCTGGAACTTTAAACACATCGTCAAGCTCAAAACAAAAAAAGAAGTGTTTGGTACAAATTTATTGATGGGATATAAGGAAATCGAGATTTATTCACCGATGGAGGTAGTAGAAAATGATTAAAGAAGATAGGAGTATGGAAGAAATCCACAAAATTATGGAAAGGCTACATAACAAGCGGGTTAATTTGAATTCAGAAGAGGTGATAAAGGAAATGAAGGAATGTGCAGAAAAGGTGAAAAAAAAATATACCGCAAAACTCAAGAGTCCGGACCAATTAGTAAAAAAAAAATAATTTCGTCATTCCTGCAAGCAAATAATATTTCATGCAATAAGTTGGAAACCTACAACATAAAATTACTAAAAAATGTCATGAACGTTTAACTACAATAACAGCGTTTTTTAATATTCTCATTTTTCTGTTTAAGAATCTTTCAAATATTTTCATTCACAAAATAACCTGACTAACACGCCCTGAATTTCCTGCTAAATAATATGGTGGAGCTGGGGGGGGTTCACTATTTTTATAACCGGTTGATTTTGTGTCTGTTATGGCCGCAACTACCATTTTTATAATACCTTACCGTTTTTCTTCGTTTCCTTTCGGTTCCTCTGTATTCCCGCCTGTTCCGCTGTAGTTGACTACAATTTGACTACAGTGGTTTTCCCTGCCTGCCTTTTGGCTGAAAATCGAAGGGTCATGGTCAGATGTATTACAGAAATGTTTCATTGATTTTGCCTACAAATGTTTTATACTCATGAAAATATGCCATGATTTTACAAAACAGCAGCAAATGAACAAAATACCTTGTAAAAAGAAGATGCATGAAACGTGATTTATTACAAGACGCTGTAAGAAAAGGACGTATTGAATGGCAAAGACATACTCTTGAAAGGATGATGGAAAGGAATATATCAAGGGAAACAGTCCGAGATGTTTTACTGGAAGGAGAAATAGTCGAGAATTACCCTGATGATAAACCCTATCCAAGTGCATTATTCTTGGGATGGGTAAAAACCAACCTTTTCATGTAGTGGGAGCACTGGATTCCTTAACTGGCTGGTGTTTTATTATTACCGTGTACAAACCAGATTTAGAGCATTTTGAATCCGATTATAAGACAAGGAAAATAAAATGAAAACGAATATACCTCCTACTGCTTGCCCTCTTTGTGGTGGAAAAAAACAGGCAGGTAAAACCACTTTTACGGTAGATCTTGGTTTTGGCGTAGTTGTCGTTAGGGAAGTACCTGCAACAGTGTGTTCTCTCTGTGGTGCAGATTGGATTGATGATGCTGTTGCAGACAAACTGGAAAAAATTGTTGAAGATGCCAGAAAGAAACATAATCTGGTAGAAGTTACTACATTAGCCAGATAACAGACAATTTGCTCATACGGCCACAACGAACCTATCAAAACTGCTCTTCAGGGACAGGGAGGCTATCCTCCTTCTTATATCAGATTTGATATTCAAACTGTTTTGTCAAATGATGAAAACTCATATTTACCTGCACAACGTTATGGGGAATTAAGATATATTTCCATGGTTTCCCTCCATGCTGTGCAGTATGTTCAGTAGCGTACTTACAGTATTGCATGGCTGCCTGTGCCTTTTCCTGAACCTCATCGGTTTCTACATCGCCTTCTTTTTTTGTTTCTATCATAAAAATGGTATCAGCGGTTTCTACCACAAAATCGGGGAAGTATCTCTTTGAATTGTGTCTCCAGTAAATCATGAACTGTGCCGGGGCAGGCCGCATCCATTTACACACCGCTTTGTCCTGTTCCAGAATAATCGCAAAATCCTTTTCCGTTTTATTGGCAAACTTATACATGGTGTGACAGGCCTTTCTGAAACCACAAAATACCCTGGTGGAAATCGCACCTGCTGGGGTTATTGTGTCGGTAAAATGATGAATACTATCTTTGGTATATTTTGAATAATTATGCCCTTCAATTTTCGTGAATGGCTTTATCATCGGCTTTTCAAATGCTGGTGTTTCATAATAAAAATGCTGCATTAATTGCGAATAAATATAATTGCCGATCTCCTTCCTGTGAGACTGGATAACATTCATAAGGTTATTATCATCAAGATATGTCCTGAATTTTTCAACAGACTGCCCGGCCAGTTTAAAGAGTAATTCCGCCTGCACATCATAATCTATTTCAGGATAATTCATGATTTCATTCACGATGAGGTTTTCCGGGGTATCATCAATGATACGTCCTTTACCAGCTCCATCCAGGATATCAAGGCTGTTTTCCTGCTCGCGCAGTTTTTTTATCAGGATTTCTTCAGATACCGGTTGATAATTCAGAGTACCGGTGTCCAGATCAAAGTCATGAAACCCGGACCGTATTTCATCACCGGGCTGTATGGTAATTCTTGGAATTTCTATGATGTTTTGTACAAATTCGTTTACTATTTCCTCATATACCGCTTCGACCTCTTTGATAATCTCTGTAGTAAATAAATTTTTTTGTGGAGAACTGAAAAGTTTCTGTTTTACCTTTTCAACGGCAATTTCTTTCATTTCAGCCTTTGTTAACTCATTTACATTTTTCACCGAAGTGTTGAACTCCGGCAGGGTTGAATAAATCGTCCTTTGAATCTCCAGATCAATTGTTGCCTTTTGTCGGTTTTCAGGTTCAGGAATGCCTTCTATTCTTCGCTTTTCCTCTTCATATTTCTGCTCAATAGAGGAAAATGAGGTAACAACCTCTTTCTGCTCATTCAATTCCTGCGGGTCAATGAGAATAATGTTCTGCCGTTTGATAATAGAGTCTGGTTTATTTGCTTCATCGATGATTTCCTGAAATTTGTCATGGGCAACGATCGTCAGCTTATCCGCCTTGTCATTTCCTGTTCTCTTTCCATACGGCAACCGCAAACCCCTCCCGATCGTCTGTTCCCGCAATGTCATGGATGTTGCCGTTCTCAGGGGAATGATGGTATACAGGTTTGTTACATCCCAGCCTTCCTTCAGCATGTTAACGTGGATAACAATTTCAATGTTGTTGTTCGGATCCTCCAGGGAAATCAGTCTTTCTATATTATCTTCTTTTTCACCTCCGGACTGATTTGAATGAATTTCCATCACCTTATCGACATAATATCCGTCAAAAAATGAGGATGACATAATTAATTTCCGTAATTTTCCTGCATGCTCGGTATTTTGTGCAACAACCAATACAAAGGGTTTTACGGGGTTTACTTTGTTGTCCCTCGCATAGATATCAAGCGTTACTTTTGTATCCTCGTGAATCCGTATACCGTCTTCCAGTTTTATCCTGTCCAGTTCATCAGCAGAATAGTGAGAAGGATCAAAATCCCTTCGTGTTGCCACTGCCGGTTCTTTCACAAAACCGTCCTGAATTGCC
Above is a genomic segment from Candidatus Brocadiaceae bacterium containing:
- a CDS encoding PIN domain-containing protein; protein product: MIKKLKLYFDTSVFNFAFADDTPERKDLTIKLLEEVKVNKYDVYISTVVLREIHEAPREKAKKLMNLINEVQPFELLFDRDSYELAYEYIKRGIIPSKYEDDAFHIAVASVNDLDAIISWNFKHIVKLKTKKEVFGTNLLMGYKEIEIYSPMEVVEND
- a CDS encoding DUF4258 domain-containing protein — encoded protein: MKRDLLQDAVRKGRIEWQRHTLERMMERNISRETVRDVLLEGEIVENYPDDKPYPSALFLGWVKTNLFM
- a CDS encoding type II toxin-antitoxin system MqsA family antitoxin, coding for MKTNIPPTACPLCGGKKQAGKTTFTVDLGFGVVVVREVPATVCSLCGADWIDDAVADKLEKIVEDARKKHNLVEVTTLAR
- a CDS encoding DEAD/DEAH box helicase family protein, which gives rise to MNYIANTIKNRLSLRPPQAESLNILADLTDRLTLKKPTPNPSQEGNEKKRVSQEGIKVGISQDADEHTPNPLSRGEYNSPLSGGDSGVGSFLQQELEKVKACYPTCTDFERNFPSVCFTLATGVGKTRLMGSFIAYLYLSRGIKNYFVLAPNITIYHKLIEDFSNPHCAKYVFHGIGEFVHRTPRIITGDNYNSYNEIYQKKMSFISDICINIFNISKINAETKGGKLPRIKRLSEYLGDSYFNYLSILDDLVLLMDESHHYRADRGMRVINELNPILGLELTATPQIERSGGAVKFKNVVYEYSLARAIQDGFVKEPAVATRRDFDPSHYSADELDRIKLEDGIRIHEDTKVTLDIYARDNKVNPVKPFVLVVAQNTEHAGKLRKLIMSSSFFDGYYVDKVMEIHSNQSGGEKEDNIERLISLEDPNNNIEIVIHVNMLKEGWDVTNLYTIIPLRTATSMTLREQTIGRGLRLPYGKRTGNDKADKLTIVAHDKFQEIIDEANKPDSIIKRQNIILIDPQELNEQKEVVTSFSSIEQKYEEEKRRIEGIPEPENRQKATIDLEIQRTIYSTLPEFNTSVKNVNELTKAEMKEIAVEKVKQKLFSSPQKNLFTTEIIKEVEAVYEEIVNEFVQNIIEIPRITIQPGDEIRSGFHDFDLDTGTLNYQPVSEEILIKKLREQENSLDILDGAGKGRIIDDTPENLIVNEIMNYPEIDYDVQAELLFKLAGQSVEKFRTYLDDNNLMNVIQSHRKEIGNYIYSQLMQHFYYETPAFEKPMIKPFTKIEGHNYSKYTKDSIHHFTDTITPAGAISTRVFCGFRKACHTMYKFANKTEKDFAIILEQDKAVCKWMRPAPAQFMIYWRHNSKRYFPDFVVETADTIFMIETKKEGDVETDEVQEKAQAAMQYCKYATEHTAQHGGKPWKYILIPHNVVQVNMSFHHLTKQFEYQI